The following coding sequences are from one Desulfosporosinus orientis DSM 765 window:
- the grpE gene encoding nucleotide exchange factor GrpE, whose product MARMGEETLRGRKLSKDENPIEENQEQDLDLENSPEKDNPNSKEMNPLERILTLEAELEQAKANVNEHQDHLMRLQAEFDNYRKRTQKEKTEIIKYASERLIAELLPVLDNFERAASSARTNPDFNAFSQGVDMIFRQMQTVLDKEGLKAIEATGQPFDPNLHDAVLRVESDEHPENTVVEELQKGYYLKEKVLRPSMVKVSN is encoded by the coding sequence ATGGCGCGAATGGGAGAAGAAACTCTCAGAGGCCGAAAGCTTAGTAAGGATGAGAACCCAATAGAGGAGAACCAGGAACAGGATCTTGACCTTGAGAATTCTCCGGAAAAGGATAATCCTAATAGTAAAGAAATGAATCCTTTGGAAAGAATCCTGACCCTTGAGGCTGAGTTAGAGCAAGCTAAGGCTAATGTCAATGAACATCAGGATCATTTGATGAGGCTGCAGGCTGAATTCGATAATTACCGGAAACGGACCCAAAAGGAAAAAACGGAGATTATTAAATATGCCTCTGAACGTCTCATTGCAGAATTACTTCCCGTTTTGGATAATTTTGAACGGGCCGCCAGTTCAGCCCGAACCAACCCGGATTTCAATGCATTTTCACAAGGTGTGGATATGATTTTCCGGCAAATGCAAACGGTGCTTGACAAGGAAGGCCTCAAGGCTATAGAAGCTACCGGTCAACCGTTTGATCCCAATCTTCATGATGCTGTGCTCAGAGTAGAATCTGATGAACATCCGGAAAACACGGTTGTTGAAGAACTGCAAAAAGGTTATTACCTCAAGGAAAAAGTTCTGCGTCCCAGTATGGTCAAAGTTTCGAACTAG